The genomic region AGAAAAACAGTTAGAGCAGTATCCGATGACTCGCAAACGCAGTGCGACCAACCTGCTTGCGGTGGCGCCCACAGTCCCGGCTTGCGGTGGCGTGcacagtccgcaagccacaagcaCCCCTCACCGACGCCGATGGAGGAAGGGAggaggggaggttgtggatggCGAGGTCCTCCGGCTCCTGCTCGCTCCGCTCGGCTGATGCCCGCTCACCTGCTCCTTCTCGGCTGATGCTCGACCGAGACAGGTCGCCGACGCCACGCTGATGGAGGAAGGGAGTAGGGGAGGTggtggacggcgaggtcctccggCTCCTGATGAAGGAAGGAGGAAGGGGCGCTTGCGGTTGCGGATGTCTCTGGCGTAGGCAAAGTGCGGGAGGGGAACTCCAGCGCATTCAAGGTGGAGAAGTGGAGATCGTGGAGAGGGAAGCCGCGGGAGTGGAGCTGTGCGAGCGGTTGGGCGCGACGTCGCGGAAGGCGGAGTTTACCGAAGAATGAAGGGAGACAGCTGGCGTCCGTCGCTGGAGTATGGGCTGCTCCAAACATAGCTGGAGTATGGGCCGCACCAAACATTCAGCCCAGGACACCGGTACTGTTGTGTTGTTTTCTTTACAGATATGGTTAGTACCATACCGGCTAGTAAAGTAGGCATAGTGCGGCTTATAAGCGTTGGCCCTTGCCATATGAGCAAGAGATTGGTTGTTGCATTGTGTTGCGCGTGGTGGCTGAAATGGCCAGGGTTTGATCCTCGCGGCCCCGCTTATTTTTGCTGGGCGGGAATTCGCAGGCGCGTTGGTCGAGAATTTTGGAAATTTTCGCAGGGCGCGTTGGGCGGGAGTTTGGGTGGCAGAACCAAAAGTGGCAGGCTACTATTGCtagcttaataagtagtagagatttggtGGTTTTATTTTAAAGTTGCACAACCCTCTCAACTGCAAGCCGCTTTGACCGGGAGCACATGCATGCATGCCGCGCTCGACCACATTTTTCTTTCGCACGTACAAACGGACATGCAAACAGCACAGATACAAAGCGACAGTCAATCCACTTGCTGCCTCAGCGCTATTTGATCGGGTTAAGTGCATGGGAGTGCGATGAtcctttttttcttttggtcGTGGCACGGGCTGGTCAACAGGACGCAGCAAGAGTGGTCGTGGCACGGGCTGGTCAACAGGATGCAACAGGAGAGAGGGGCCCGCCGCCCAGGTGCATttgcaacaggcaagtgcctctgCGCAGACGTGACTACCGGCGGGCGGTGAGGTCCCAGCGTGCTCCGCCTCTAGCGCGGGTGCACAGCGCGACCCCAGCGCAATGCGCATATTTCTGTATGCGAGATCCATTCAGTAGCGAGCAGCACATCCGTTCGGTAAAACGGGGGGCAAAATCGACACGATCGCGCGTAGAGGAAGCGTCGTGCCCTACGCTCACGCTGAAGACCTAAAGCGGGCGAGCCGGATCTGCACTACTGCGGGCAGAGGTGGACCAGTGGAGGAGAGAGAGGCGCGCAACGTGCGACCAGGAGAGTCGTCGCCGATTTACTTTCTAGGTAATTTATCGACGAAAAATTATACCGTTCGATTGCGTAGAGGAGTAATCGAagactgtcgcgtaggacagttcggctaggccggagacctgccggcttgacggagagttgatgcagatctgatcccgcagcaacgtcgaggtagagcgtgctgataacgtgttgataattacgtcaccacggatcaccagatccgctcccttccctcccgtcagcagtagaggcgtgaGAAGCTGTaaagaacccgtctcccttcccagaagcacgacaaagtaacacacgagacacatgatatagggttggacctctggcctctttctcttctctgttCCATATGAGGGGGTACaggttctatatatagagacgtgaTCGCACTCAGGGatatattcggtatttgcccacataacccttcattaaGGTTTCCCACGGGGACTCGAATCAAGACCAAGAAAGTGCTACTCAAACCAGTTATCCAACTCGGCTACAAACCTCTCGAAAATGATATCTTTATGAAGCTGGAAATTAACATCAACTGTGGTTCATAAGTTACAACGGTGATTGATGATTGCTTGAGGGTTGAGGCGGCCTGATATACGAATGAACCTTGAAAAAAAATGAGGCGATTAGAAAATCATCATGTGTGAATTAGTGATGCATGGTGTACAACATGGAACGTGCAAATTAATTCCCTTGTCTTTGTTTGATCGTCTAGAAAACGTATCCTTCATTAATGATTTACTAGGATTATTATATTATAGTAATTGCAGCTTATATGCATGGTATTGTTGGCCTTGTTCCAATGGGAGCGATCGGAGCAGGCTGGTCGCTGGACAAGACATCCAGAAGCTTCCACCAGCAAGGCCCAACAGAGCCCAGCCACAAGGGGCCCAATAAGACAGTGGAGAAGCGTCATTTCCGGAGACCAAAACAAAAGCCCCCCAAAAAGGCCCAGAGCCAGCCCCACGTGTCACCTTATCCACACGGCCTCCTATATAAACACCCTCGTCGCTGGAGAAAATCACAAGtcagaaaaaaaaaagaataagAAGAAAGGAATCCCTCCTACGCGGAAGCGAAGAGATTCGTCGCCTCAGCCGCCTCTCTGCTCAGATCTGCGGCGGAGCCTCGCCggcggcctgcgccccgcggcgcCGCCGATCCAAGATGCCTTCGTGCGTGCAGGGATGCTGCTGCTGCTCGTCCCTGCGCCTTCTCCCCCGCGACGACGCGCTCTCGTCCCCCTCCGCCTGCGCGCACCGCCTGAAGCCTTGGTCTTGGCGTGCCCAATCCCCCACCTCGTCCTCCTAACGCTTGTCCCCGCCCGCTCCCCACCCTGATCTACCTGTCTCTACCCTTCCCTCCTCCATTTCTACATCTCCCCGTTGCTGCTCTGCTCCTGCTGCCACAAGAGTATTCGCCTTCAATCGTTGCTCGCGCCTGTCATTTCGTGCCGCACGCCGACTTGTTTGCCGTTTTCGCTGCCGTCTTCTGTTGGATCGGATTTGTCTGGATCGATTCCAAGGTCGGATCTACGCTGCTGCGGGTCAGGTAGCATCCTGGATACCCCTTCTCTTGTTATGGTTAATGTATGTATAGCGAATATACTACCGTAGTACTGTATTAGTCTACCACAAGCTTAATTCGTGCCACTCAGGATCGGCCTTTGCTATGCGGCTATGCCTGGAGTTCGTTCACCTTCACGATTGCATCTCTGGCACTTAGCATTAGCATCTAAATCTGGATATATGTGGTATGTCTATGAGGATTGAGGAGGAATAACAGCTACATCTGTTCTTGTCCATGTTTCTGTAGCATCAGTAGCGCAGCGTGGTTGTACGTTTGCGGTGTTGCTGTATCACTCTGCGTCTCTGCAAGTGCTAAACCAGTCACTTTATGGACGGTGGTTCCTGTGGTCTCGAGGGAGCGTCGGTAGTGACATCTACTACCAGCACTGGTATTCCGCTTCTGCCAGAGAAGCACTGCGCCTTGTTTGATGAAGCTTGTGGAGCCATGGCGGGCAGTAATGGTCCTGAAGGAGTGCCAGTAGTGACTTCTGCTGATGACCCTCCGACCCGTGCCGATATTCCATTTGTCTGCAATTCAGTTGATGAAACCTGTGAAGCCACAGGGGGCGGCAGTGCTCCCTTGGAGGGTCAGATATGTacgggtttctccaagttgatcaGCTTGGAGGTGAAGAAAGGCCTCCAGAAGTGTGCGACGTTCCCACCCTCATCTGGTCAGCCTCAGCAGGAGGATTGTTCATGCTGCCATGTAGGTGACGAGCTCACGTGTGCTCCTGCCTATGGGCGATCTGTGTCCTTACCTGTGAGTACCTCATGTTAAATTATTTTACCATTTGTCTTAAATGATTGCGATTGTACTTAAAGTTCTACAAATAAGTCATACGCTCTGTGTACTTGAATGAGATCTTTTGGTTGCGATCATTATGTATGATCAAAGTAATAGATGGACTCCATCTTGGTTATTTTAGTGTTCGCTAGCAGCCTTAATGCCTAATCAAATCAGGTTCATATTTGCTTTCCAGTTTGTCATGCTCATACAAAATTAGCAACAACCTTTTGGAATGCAATAATACTTTGAACTAATTGAAAGACATCCTGGTTTTGTTGTGTTGACTGAGTGTTTTCTGGCTAAAGCTGAACACAAACTCACCATATTAGTATTTCTTTCTTTATTGATTATCTTCAACAAAACCCTCAGTTCCAATTGTTTAAAGTTGCACATGACCTGACATTCGCTGTCCAAATGTAATTAATTGTTTGTTCTTAATTTGGCTATATGGGAAGCTTGCATGTGAATTGAAAGCTTGCTCCAATACTTTAATTGGTAATGAAGAAATGTTTAACATTCCAGGTGATAAATACATGTGTGAACTAAATCTATTGATCTGCTTGTTTATGTAACGGTACTTGAAAACTGTATTACCGGTTATGTCTTGGCATGCTTCTTTACGGATCTGTTATCCATGCATGGCAGGCAATAGTTGGCATTTTAGCAGCACAAACTGCTCATATTGCCTTTTTCGTTCACGGGAAGCAACCATCTTATTGTCAGAATCTGACAACAGGCTGGATTCCAACTAGAGCTTTTTAGTTTTAAGCTAGATGCTTGAAGTAATCAAATTTGATTGGTGGTTGCTTTCCTGTCTGTAGCCATGATTCACTCATGCCCATACAAAATTAGATGCATCCTTTCAGAATGCAATAATGTTTTGAAGTAATTTAAAGATGCATGGTTGTATTCTATGATCTGTGTTAACTGATTGTTTGGAGGTTAAAGCTTAAAAGATATAGGGCCAGCAGGTGGCCATATTAGCAACTGGCAGCCATGCTATGCCAGAGCGTCCCAGATCATCTTTCTTTATTGATTATCTTTTCTTTTTCCAAGAAAAAAAGGAGTTTGTATTTGTTTGAAGCTGCCCTTGAGGCCTTGACTTGGCGTCCCTTGCTTCGGCTATAATCTTGTAACTGGTAACTGAAGAAAGGTATAACAAGCCTGGCGATAAATATGTGTGAACTAAATCTATTGATTTGCTTATTTACGTATGGTACTGCAAAACTGTATTTACCACCTAAAGTGTACTGGTATGCTTTTGTATTGAATATTGATCTGCTATTCATGCATGCCAGACAATAGTTGGCAATTTGGCAGCAAAAACAACTAACGGTTCCTTTTTCGTTGATGTGAACCAACCGGTTTATGCCCCTTGACGTGTTGTCGGACATTCACTATTTGCTCTCTGGAGCTTTGTTTGACAACTGCTGTGACATTAAGGCTTCTGTGGTCATTTATGTCGCTTAACGGCAAATTATTGACCGCCTTCTTTACTTTACTGTGCCAGCAGCCAACTTTGAAGCTGGTCTCTGCCATGAAAGGAGGTCGTGAAAAGAACGGAGTGGCATCATCACCAAGTGAAAACCGCCATGTCAAGTGGGCTCCTGATGTGTACGACCCCCCTGTGACATCGGTATGCCATTCAGTGACCAACAGCTATCAGCGCCGGTCAAAGcaccgcaagaaggagaagaacaAACAGAAGAAGAGGCAGAAGGGGAAGTCGAAGAAGAACCAACAACAGAGTTCTGCCCAGAATCCATCTGCACCGCAGGTTCCTGGTATCGGGTATGTTTTGCTAGCGTATTTTTTACTGCTATTTTGTCTCTGTGAGCATGTGACGCATTCCGTTGATTTTACACACTGTGAACTTGTTAGGCCGAAAGGCGTTAGCACCACTGGTGGCCAGTCTCCAGCAGACGATCTCAGCGAACATGAGGCCGGGATCATGGACTACAGCATGGGTAGCCAGGAAGCCAACTGTGGAAGCAGCTTCTTGCGCGAGTCTGTTGCTAAGATGCACTTCTCGACCGCCGAAGCTTCCTGAGAGGCGTGCCTCAGTTCTGTAAATATGATGGACGGGATGTGTATAAATAAACCCAGCATGCTGTTTTTTTTCGTCGTCGTTGTGTGCGTTTGAGAGCTCGCCTAGTGTTTTGGAACAATAATTTTTGGACAGACTATGTGTTCTGTATGTTTTGGTCGTCAGACATATCTATCCTCAGTCCATGGCTTTGCTTAACGGTTTAACCTGGACTCTTCTGAGAAGTTATGGATGTTCTGAACTCAAGTTATACACTGCCTAATGATGTTTGATTTGCTGGAATTTTATGTTCTGGACTTTGTGTCTTTTTCAACCGCTGAgaagtcatgctcaaacttcaacCTCTGCATATCCTTCAACCAGGTCCTGAGGTCGCACAAGGCAAAAAGTGCCATGGATCATCAAGAAATTCTGATTACCAGAATTCCACCATCATAATGCTGTTGTTGATATGTAGCAAGAACACGCACGCTGAAGGGGGTGGTAGATTGATTAGATTGATTTCATCACTGCGGTGGATGCAGTTTTTACATAGCCCGCCCAGTCAAGTTCTCATCTGAACTGATGATGCTCATACATCCTCTGGCATGGGCAGTTCATCGCTGGGCATCCTCAGCTTGCACGGCCCTGGATGACGTCAAGGCCAACCTCGGCGGAGTCGGTGGCCTGGAGATCCACCTGAATGCCGTCCAGCTCCCGCTTGAACCTCTCCTTG from Zea mays cultivar B73 chromosome 6, Zm-B73-REFERENCE-NAM-5.0, whole genome shotgun sequence harbors:
- the LOC100274856 gene encoding uncharacterized protein isoform X1 encodes the protein MDGGSCGLEGASVVTSTTSTGIPLLPEKHCALFDEACGAMAGSNGPEGVPVVTSADDPPTRADIPFVCNSVDETCEATGGGSAPLEGQICTGFSKLISLEVKKGLQKCATFPPSSGQPQQEDCSCCHVGDELTCAPAYGRSVSLPQPTLKLVSAMKGGREKNGVASSPSENRHVKWAPDVYDPPVTSVCHSVTNSYQRRSKHRKKEKNKQKKRQKGKSKKNQQQSSAQNPSAPQVPGIGPKGVSTTGGQSPADDLSEHEAGIMDYSMGSQEANCGSSFLRESVAKMHFSTAEAS
- the LOC100274856 gene encoding uncharacterized protein LOC100274856 → MDGGSCGLEGASVVTSTTSTGIPLLPEKHCALFDEACGAMAGSNGPEGVPVVTSADDPPTRADIPFVCNSVDETCEATGGGSAPLEGQICTGFSKLISLEVKKGLQKCATFPPSSGQPQQEDCSCCHVGDELTCAPAYGRSVSLPPTLKLVSAMKGGREKNGVASSPSENRHVKWAPDVYDPPVTSVCHSVTNSYQRRSKHRKKEKNKQKKRQKGKSKKNQQQSSAQNPSAPQVPGIGPKGVSTTGGQSPADDLSEHEAGIMDYSMGSQEANCGSSFLRESVAKMHFSTAEAS